A region from the Arachis ipaensis cultivar K30076 chromosome B01, Araip1.1, whole genome shotgun sequence genome encodes:
- the LOC110270020 gene encoding ribulose bisphosphate carboxylase/oxygenase activase 2, chloroplastic-like isoform X2, whose translation MAASVSTIGAIKGTLASLNGSGAVASSVPNSSAFFGSSLKKVHQESPTSARFPPEALRLWRSMRTSRQIRTDAKGWPMISQMTSKISQEGRVFCSF comes from the exons ATGGCAGCTTCAGTTTCAACCATAGGAGCTATCAAAGGAACTCTA GCGAGTTTGAATGGTTCTGGAGCTGTGGCTTCATCAGTTCCCAATTCATCAGCTTTCTTTGGAAGCAGCTTAAAGAAGGTTCATCAAGAATCCCCAACATCAGCAAGGTTTCCACCGGAAGCTTTAAGATTGTGGCGATCGATGAGGACAAGCAGACAGATAAGGACAGATGCAAAGGGTTGGCCTATGATATCTCAAATGACCAGCAAGATATCACAAGAAGGAAGGGTATTTTGTAGTTTTTAA
- the LOC110270020 gene encoding uncharacterized protein LOC110270020 isoform X1: MSVLWSEPLLVIAMIILASLNGSGAVASSVPNSSAFFGSSLKKVHQESPTSARFPPEALRLWRSMRTSRQIRTDAKGWPMISQMTSKISQEGRVFCSF, translated from the exons ATGTCAGTTCTTTGGTCGGAGCCCCTTCTCGTCATTGCTATGATAATTCTG GCGAGTTTGAATGGTTCTGGAGCTGTGGCTTCATCAGTTCCCAATTCATCAGCTTTCTTTGGAAGCAGCTTAAAGAAGGTTCATCAAGAATCCCCAACATCAGCAAGGTTTCCACCGGAAGCTTTAAGATTGTGGCGATCGATGAGGACAAGCAGACAGATAAGGACAGATGCAAAGGGTTGGCCTATGATATCTCAAATGACCAGCAAGATATCACAAGAAGGAAGGGTATTTTGTAGTTTTTAA
- the LOC107606915 gene encoding uncharacterized protein LOC107606915: MQSYKTRHGNWFVFLRTEKQWAADGSFGFKNGSSLFVLVYVAHTIIIGDSNDAVFLVIQQLNVKFALKDMGELHYFLGIQVTKTIGGGLVLSQEKYAKDLLKKVDMENCKPCNTPPPSSVKFFYFRGSAFKDLKLYRSVVGSLKYLTVTRSKLAYCVGKVSQFMQNPLDEHWKLVKRVLRYMQGTLNFGLDLYKTSVQHVKVYNDSDWGGDPDDRKSTDGFCVFLGSNLISWSSKK; the protein is encoded by the exons ATGCAATCATACAAAACCAGACATGGAAATTGGTTCGTCTTCCTTAGGACAGAGAAGCAATGGGCAGCCGATGGGTCTTTCGG GTTCAAAAATGGCTCTTCGTTGTTTGTCCTAGTGTATGTAGCTCATACAATCATAATTGGAGACTCTAATGATGCAGTTTTTCTAGTAATTCAGCAGCTGAATGTCAAGTTTGCGTTGAAAGATATGGGTGAACTTCATTATTTTCTTGGGATCCAGGTTACTAAGACTATTGGTGGTGGTCTGGTATTGTCACAAGAGAAATATGCCAAGGACCTGCTTAAGAAAGTAGATATGGAGAACTGCAAGCCTTGTAATACACCTCCACCTTCTTCagttaaatttttttactttCGAGGTTCAGCATTCAAGGACCTTAAACTCTATAGATCAGTGGTGGGCAGTTTAAAATATCTTACAGTCACTCGTTCGAAATTAGCATATTGTGTAGGCAAGGTCTCACAGTTTATGCAAAATCCCTTAGATGAACATTGGAAGCTAGTTAAAAGAGTACTGAGGTATATGCAGGGGACACTCAACTTTGGTTTAGACTTGTACAAAACAAGTGTCCAGCATGTTAAAGTCTATAATGATTCTGACTGGGGAGGAGACCCGGATGATAGGAAGTCCACTGACGGCTTCTGTGTCTTTCTTGGAAGCAATCTAATATCGTGGAGTTCGAAGAAGTAA
- the LOC107618027 gene encoding uncharacterized protein LOC107618027, which produces MRGIRLSPPPIQTTNTIQSQTFPTTTSNPNQVRFLPFQSKHNNKKKKHKTPILCLSSTNPSKIHPQPPLVVVGSANADIYVEIDRLPKEGETLSAKTGQTLAGGKGANQAACGGKLSYPTYFLGQVGQDSYGTLVTEALRSDGVCLDHVTTVSGGTPTGHAVVMLQSDGQNSIIVVGGANMSCWPDILPQHDLDVVRNAGIVLLQREIPDHVNIQVAKAARSASVPVIFDAGGMDSPIPQELLNYVDILSPNETELGRLTGMPTESFEDIAQAAAKCHKWGVKQVLVKLGEKGSSLFIEGEEPIQQPAIFAKKVLDTTGAGDTFTAAFAVALVEGKSKKECLKFAAAAASLCVQVKGAIPSMPDRKSVLELLNYH; this is translated from the exons ATGAGGGGAATACGCCTTTCACCACCACCAATACAAACCACCAACACAATCCAATCACAAACCTTTCCCACCACCACCTCCAACCCCAACCAAGTTCGATTCCTCCCTTTCCAATCAAAGCATAACAACAAGAAGAAAAAACACAAGACCCCAATCCTATGCCTCTCTTCAACAAACCCATCCAAAATCCACCCCCAACCACCCCTCGTGGTGGTCGGTTCTGCCAATGCCGACATCTACGTGGAGATCGACAGGCTCCCGAAGGAAGGCGAAACGCTGTCAGCTAAGACCGGGCAGACCCTCGCGGGCGGGAAGGGCGCGAACCAGGCGGCTTGCGGAGGGAAGCTGTCCTACCCAACGTACTTCCTTGGGCAGGTCGGGCAGGACTCGTATGGGACGCTTGTGACTGAGGCGCTGAGGAGTGACGGAGTGTGTCTCGATCACGTGACGACTGTTAGTGGTGGGACCCCAACTGGGCATGCTGTTGTGATGCTGCAGTCTGATGGGCAGAACTCCATAATTGTTGTTGGTGGTGCGAATATGAGCTGCTGGCCTGATATTCTGCCTCAGCATGATCTTGATGTTGTCAGGAACGCTGGCATTGTATTGCTCCAGAGGGAGATTCCTGATCATGTCAACATTCAGGTCGCAAAG GCTGCAAGGAGTGCTAGCGTACCAGTAATTTTTGACGCTGGGGGCATGGATTCTCCAATTCCACAAGAATTACTGAACTATGTTGATATTCTGAGCCCTAATGAAACTGAACTTGGTCGCCTTACGGGAATGCCAACTGAAAGTTTTGAAGATATTGCACAGGCTGCAGCTAAATGCCATAAATGG GGAGTTAAGCAAGTACTTGTAAAGCTTGGAGAGAAAGGATCATCACTTtttattgaaggagaagaaccgATTCAGCAACCTGCCATATTTGCTAAGAAGGTTCTCGATACAACTGGGGCTGGTGATACCTTTACAGCTGCTTTTGCTGTTGCACTAGTTGAGGGCAAATCCAAAAAGGAATGCCTCAAATTTGCCG CTGCTGCAGCTTCTCTGTGTGTTCAAGTGAAGGGGGCCATTCCCAGCATGCCTGATAGGAAATCTGTTCTAGAACTTCTTAATTATCATTAA